One genomic region from Pecten maximus chromosome 5, xPecMax1.1, whole genome shotgun sequence encodes:
- the LOC117327068 gene encoding protein Mis18-alpha-like, producing MSDSRSESNDTLEESTAHEQNDDLERVVFQCSQCNSIVGDSSSWTGSNEILRTISLKYVSKKVEIKDRLITSKTGTDLGSTYNMLQCEICKSDLGRMYRTTPGNLDHMRDVYTLYVEKISSYTFGSCTQEDDVNINDLVTLPSVKELLKELKKLQTVIVSLDHRVDLLESSTHIAEVENRPPPASRLDAEIVREKRQETDMMRGNRIDKEANRGNRMDKEAVRGSRIEKEIVRGSRMDTEPVRYDKEGMVQESFHSERRGEKVYRKNGPQPSGFRNSHKNDVSPPAAGSPSMGSYKRKRIA from the exons ATGTCAGATAGCCGCTCAGAATCGAATGACACTTTAGAGGAATCTACAGCACATGAACAAAATGATGATTTGGAGCGGGTCGTCTTTCAGTGCAGCCAGTGTAATTCCATCGTCGGAGACTCATCTTCGTGGACAGGCTCTAACGAAATATTGCGTACTATCAGCTTAAAGT aTGTAAGCAAAAAAGTGGAAATTAAAGACAGACTGATCACATCTAAAACAGGCACAGATTTGGGAAG TACATACAATATGCTGCAGTGTGAGATATGTAAGAGTGACCTGGGTCGCATGTATAGAACCACGCCCGGAAACCTGGACCACATGCGGGACGTCTACACGCTGTATGTGGAAAAAATCTCCAG TTACACTTTTGGAAGTTGTACCCAAGAAGACGATGTGAACATCAATGACCTTGTCACCCTACCCAGTGTCAAAGAGCTTTTAAAAGAACTCAAAAAG ctCCAGACTGTCATAGTGAGTTTAGACCACAGAGTTGACTTATTGGAGTCCAGTACCCATATAGCAGAGGTCGAAAATCGTCCTCCACCAGCCAGCAGGCTAGACGCAGAAATCGTCAGAGAAAAAAGACAGGAGACAGACATGATGAGAGGAAATCGGATCGACAAAGAAGCCAATCGAGGAAATCGCATGGACAAAGAAGCTGTGCGAGGAAGCAGGATTGAAAAAGAAATCGTCCGAGGCAGTAGAATGGACACAGAACCAGTGAGATACGATAAGGAAGGGATGGTGCAGGAGTCATTTCACTCGGAAAGACGAGGTGAAAAGGTGTACAGGAAGAACGGACCACAACCAAGTGGGTTTAGAAATTCTCACAAGAATGACGTCAGCCCACCCGCGGCTGGGTCTCCAAGCATGGGTTCCTACAAAAGGAAACGGATTGCATAG